Proteins co-encoded in one Ponticoccus alexandrii genomic window:
- a CDS encoding OpgC family protein, producing MSRPDPLSAVRRPRDPRIDAFRGLALAMIFIDHVPGNPYEAWTLRNWGFSDAAEAFFVMSGVAAGIAYSARFETRQETGLWPAMAPLWSRAWTLYLVQMLLTVATIAIFAAAAAHYAMPELLTKHNLKGIFQTPETVLPALPLLGHQIGYVNILPSYVVLLLAAPFAIMLGLRRPGLLLALSGALWFVAGVTRLNMPNFPGNGGWFLNPFTWQVIFSLGLAIGIRHRRGERLVPQSMPLFALCACFLLFVLAWKEIPAFGKFMNYQMWRLGELGLPYTFVTHSKTYLAVPRLLHILALVYVVSCLPWITRACGARLAEPLRLMGQHGLLVFAIGTVLSMGFQAIMDGHNDAAWLGVMLPPMGLFLLYAAARIAGHLRALKAPRRTAPPAATVPDPVPGGSLVAHAAE from the coding sequence ATGTCCCGGCCTGACCCCCTGTCCGCCGTCCGGAGGCCCCGCGATCCGCGCATCGACGCCTTTCGCGGGCTGGCGCTGGCGATGATCTTCATCGACCATGTCCCGGGTAATCCCTACGAAGCCTGGACCCTGCGCAACTGGGGCTTCTCGGATGCCGCCGAGGCCTTCTTCGTGATGTCCGGCGTGGCGGCGGGCATCGCCTATTCCGCCCGCTTCGAGACGCGGCAGGAGACCGGGCTCTGGCCCGCCATGGCGCCGCTGTGGTCGCGGGCCTGGACGCTGTACCTGGTGCAGATGCTGCTGACGGTCGCGACCATCGCGATCTTCGCCGCCGCCGCCGCGCATTACGCCATGCCCGAATTGCTGACCAAGCATAACCTGAAGGGCATCTTCCAGACGCCCGAGACGGTGCTGCCCGCCCTGCCCCTGCTGGGCCACCAGATCGGCTACGTCAACATTCTGCCCAGCTACGTCGTCCTGCTGCTGGCCGCGCCCTTCGCGATCATGCTAGGGCTCCGGCGCCCCGGCCTGCTGCTGGCGCTCTCGGGTGCGCTGTGGTTCGTGGCGGGGGTGACGCGGCTCAACATGCCCAACTTCCCCGGCAATGGCGGCTGGTTCCTGAACCCCTTCACATGGCAGGTGATCTTCAGCCTCGGGCTTGCCATCGGCATCCGCCACCGGCGCGGAGAGCGGCTTGTCCCGCAATCCATGCCGCTTTTCGCGCTCTGCGCATGCTTCCTGCTGTTCGTGCTGGCGTGGAAGGAGATCCCCGCCTTCGGCAAGTTCATGAACTACCAGATGTGGCGTCTGGGCGAGCTTGGCCTGCCCTATACTTTCGTCACGCATTCCAAGACCTATCTCGCGGTGCCGCGCCTGCTGCACATCCTTGCGCTGGTCTACGTGGTGTCCTGCCTGCCGTGGATCACCCGCGCCTGCGGCGCGCGCCTTGCAGAGCCGCTGCGGCTGATGGGCCAGCACGGGCTGCTGGTCTTCGCCATCGGCACGGTGCTGTCCATGGGCTTTCAGGCGATCATGGACGGGCATAACGACGCCGCGTGGCTGGGGGTGATGCTGCCGCCCATGGGGCTGTTCCTGCTCTATGCCGCCGCCCGGATCGCCGGACACCTGCGCGCGCTGAAGGCCCCACGCCGCACCGCCCCACCGGCGGCCACGGTGCCCGATCCCGTCCCCGGCGGATCGCTGGTGGCACACGCCGCCGAATAG
- the mdoH gene encoding glucans biosynthesis glucosyltransferase MdoH has translation MPAPLPASSRTRLVRCLAIGVSLSLALVASGLLFEAALQDGMGWLDWFRAVLILITTAWLAWGASLAFAGLAPARPRAAAQIAGAQPATVLLMPICNEDPVATFSRLAAIDRSLAAEGLSVDLAVLSDTREPFAAAREREAFAQLRAKATGQGRIYYRQRSDGRGRKAGNVEEFFRRAGGRYEFAVILDADSLMTGAAIRQMIARMMADPSLGLLQTLPRIVFARSFFGRAMQFAASFHGAVFSRGLARMQGATGPFWGHNAIVRVRAFAESCGLPELPGKAPFGGHILSHDYVEAALLARNGWRVEVDPQIDGSYEEGPENLYSYARRDRRWCQGNLQHMRLLFAPGLAPWSRFVFLQGILSYLVCLLWAGFVLASLAASIWAVQPDYFPEPHQLFPVFPSDRSKEITALFLGIVGLLILPKFAIWAEAALTGRARAYGGSGLTLAAVLTEILLSSLLAPIMLMYQTRAVLQVLSGQDGGWPANARGEGFLTVAQAWRGSLWIVALGMTGLGIVGWFAPAMTVWMLPILLPLIVAPWLIALSSRRLTRAVFGTPEETDPPAILTDYTAILDGWSAPRDRSETAEGSVTHVPA, from the coding sequence ATGCCAGCCCCACTGCCAGCCTCAAGCCGCACCCGTCTGGTGCGATGCCTCGCCATCGGCGTGTCCCTGTCGCTTGCGCTGGTGGCAAGCGGCCTGCTGTTCGAGGCTGCGTTGCAGGACGGCATGGGCTGGCTGGACTGGTTCCGGGCGGTGCTGATCCTGATCACCACCGCATGGCTCGCCTGGGGCGCCTCTCTGGCCTTCGCAGGCCTTGCGCCCGCACGACCGCGCGCGGCTGCGCAGATCGCCGGCGCGCAGCCCGCGACCGTGCTGCTTATGCCGATCTGCAACGAGGATCCGGTTGCCACCTTCTCGCGCCTTGCCGCCATCGACCGCTCACTGGCCGCCGAAGGGCTGTCGGTGGATCTTGCCGTGCTGTCGGACACCCGCGAGCCCTTTGCCGCCGCGCGCGAGCGCGAGGCCTTTGCGCAGCTTCGCGCCAAGGCGACCGGACAGGGACGGATCTACTACCGCCAGCGCAGCGACGGACGCGGGCGCAAGGCGGGCAACGTCGAGGAGTTCTTTCGCCGCGCGGGCGGGCGCTACGAGTTCGCGGTGATCCTCGATGCCGACAGTCTGATGACCGGTGCCGCGATCCGTCAGATGATCGCACGGATGATGGCCGACCCCTCGCTGGGCCTGTTACAGACCCTGCCGCGCATCGTCTTCGCGCGCTCGTTCTTCGGCCGCGCGATGCAATTCGCCGCCTCGTTCCACGGCGCCGTCTTCTCGCGCGGGCTGGCGCGGATGCAGGGCGCCACCGGGCCGTTCTGGGGCCACAACGCCATCGTGCGCGTGCGCGCCTTCGCCGAAAGCTGCGGCCTGCCGGAGCTGCCCGGGAAAGCGCCCTTCGGCGGCCACATCCTGTCCCACGACTACGTCGAGGCGGCGCTTCTAGCGCGCAACGGCTGGCGGGTCGAGGTCGATCCGCAGATCGACGGGTCTTACGAAGAAGGCCCCGAGAACCTCTACAGTTACGCCCGCCGCGACCGCCGCTGGTGTCAGGGCAACCTGCAACATATGCGCCTGCTCTTCGCACCCGGCCTCGCGCCATGGAGCCGCTTCGTCTTTCTTCAGGGCATCCTGTCCTACCTCGTCTGCCTGCTTTGGGCGGGCTTCGTTCTGGCCTCTCTCGCGGCCTCCATCTGGGCGGTGCAGCCGGATTACTTCCCCGAGCCGCACCAGTTGTTCCCGGTCTTCCCCAGCGACCGCAGCAAGGAGATCACGGCGCTGTTCCTTGGCATCGTGGGGCTGCTGATCCTGCCCAAGTTCGCGATCTGGGCCGAGGCCGCGCTGACCGGCCGCGCCCGTGCCTACGGCGGCTCAGGCCTTACGCTGGCGGCGGTGCTGACGGAAATCCTGCTGAGTTCGCTGCTGGCGCCGATCATGCTGATGTACCAGACCCGCGCGGTGCTTCAGGTGCTGTCCGGGCAGGACGGCGGCTGGCCCGCCAATGCGCGTGGAGAAGGATTCCTGACCGTGGCGCAGGCCTGGCGCGGCAGCCTCTGGATCGTCGCACTTGGCATGACAGGGCTGGGTATCGTCGGCTGGTTCGCCCCCGCCATGACGGTGTGGATGCTGCCGATCCTGCTGCCGCTGATCGTGGCGCCATGGCTGATTGCCTTGTCCTCGCGCCGCCTGACCCGGGCCGTCTTCGGCACCCCCGAAGAGACCGACCCGCCCGCGATCCTCACCGATTACACCGCCATCCTCGACGGCTGGAGCGCCCCGCGCGACCGGTCCGAGACCGCCGAAGGCTCTGTCACCCATGTCCCGGCCTGA
- a CDS encoding glucan biosynthesis protein yields the protein MTRRTAMTALLASTAVYGIAPLAAQEAAESEPQDGGGTPFSFDWLSARMKDRAANHPAVAEKLPGFTAELSYDEYQRIRFARDRNRWADHTRFQMNAFHPGWLFNEPVHVFEVVDETAQPMVFSTDDFDYSSLKRDIPEHFELPGAAGVRIMAPLNRADKFDELVTFLGASYFRALGRDSIYGLSARGLAVNTGVAEGEEFPRFSELYLQRPAEGEETLTVYAALQSKSVTGAYRFVIHPGAVTTMEVTARLYLRNDIAQLGIAPLTSMYFFGGSDPGNFDDFRPAVHDSEALVVNLPSGETLFRPLNNPPRLASSYVGAQSPVSFGLVQRERDFEQYLDAQAHYERRPSVMVEPLGDWGRGTVRLLEIPSDLEVNDNIVAYWIPEAEMTAGTELEVAYRLRWGMTPPGDGSSQHARILRTRVGKGGVSGVDTPTDRRKFVIDFAGGVLRELPGDADVQANVSITKGEIAETVLSRLDDAQGTWRLVVEARAAPGSTTELKASLDGYGGVLSETWLYQWMLE from the coding sequence ATGACCCGCAGAACAGCCATGACGGCCCTTCTGGCCTCGACGGCTGTTTACGGGATCGCGCCGCTTGCGGCGCAGGAAGCGGCAGAATCCGAACCGCAGGACGGCGGTGGCACCCCCTTCTCGTTCGACTGGCTGAGTGCGCGCATGAAGGACCGGGCCGCCAATCACCCCGCGGTGGCCGAGAAGCTGCCCGGCTTCACCGCCGAACTCAGTTACGACGAATACCAGCGCATCCGGTTCGCGCGGGACCGCAACCGCTGGGCCGACCATACGCGCTTCCAGATGAATGCCTTCCACCCCGGGTGGCTGTTCAACGAGCCGGTGCATGTCTTCGAGGTGGTGGACGAGACCGCACAGCCGATGGTGTTCTCGACCGATGACTTCGACTATTCCTCGCTGAAGCGCGATATCCCCGAGCATTTCGAGCTTCCGGGCGCGGCGGGCGTGCGGATCATGGCGCCGCTCAACCGCGCCGACAAGTTCGACGAGCTGGTGACCTTCCTTGGCGCCAGCTACTTCCGCGCGCTGGGACGCGACAGCATCTATGGGCTCAGCGCGCGAGGGCTGGCGGTGAACACAGGCGTGGCGGAGGGCGAGGAATTCCCCCGCTTCTCGGAACTCTACCTGCAGCGCCCCGCCGAGGGTGAGGAGACGCTGACAGTCTACGCCGCGCTGCAAAGCAAATCTGTCACCGGCGCCTACCGCTTCGTCATCCACCCCGGCGCCGTCACCACGATGGAGGTCACGGCACGGCTGTACCTGCGCAACGACATCGCCCAGCTTGGCATCGCGCCGCTGACCTCGATGTACTTCTTCGGCGGCTCCGATCCGGGCAATTTCGACGACTTCCGGCCCGCCGTCCACGACAGCGAGGCGCTGGTGGTGAACCTGCCCTCGGGCGAGACACTGTTCCGTCCGCTGAACAACCCGCCACGGCTGGCAAGTTCCTATGTCGGCGCGCAGAGTCCGGTGTCCTTCGGGCTGGTCCAGCGCGAGCGCGACTTCGAGCAGTATCTCGACGCGCAGGCGCATTACGAACGCCGCCCCTCTGTCATGGTCGAACCGCTCGGCGACTGGGGCCGGGGCACCGTGCGGCTGCTGGAAATCCCCTCGGATCTGGAGGTCAACGACAATATCGTGGCCTACTGGATTCCAGAGGCCGAGATGACCGCAGGAACCGAGCTTGAGGTCGCCTATCGCTTGCGCTGGGGCATGACGCCTCCGGGTGACGGGTCTTCGCAACATGCCCGGATCCTGCGCACGCGCGTCGGAAAAGGCGGCGTTTCCGGCGTGGATACGCCGACCGATCGGCGGAAATTCGTCATCGATTTCGCCGGCGGCGTTTTGCGGGAACTTCCGGGCGATGCGGATGTTCAAGCGAACGTGAGCATCACCAAGGGAGAGATCGCGGAAACCGTTCTGTCCCGGCTCGACGACGCACAGGGAACCTGGCGGCTGGTGGTCGAGGCCCGCGCCGCGCCCGGCAGCACCACCGAGTTGAAGGCTTCTCTGGACGGATACGGCGGGGTGCTCTCCGAGACTTGGCTCTACCAATGGATGCTGGAATGA
- a CDS encoding extracellular solute-binding protein: MRNFIQFTAAAGFALTATAAVAETEITWWHGMGGHLGDVVNQIAAGFNESQDDYTITPVFKGSYEETLTAAIAAFRAGEQPNIVQVFDAGAATVIGAKGATIPVQDLLTQNGVDFDIEDYIAGVRYFYADSDGKMIGMPFNSSSPVLYYNIDALAAAGVEAPATYEEFEAAAPAIKDAGYVPLVQTHLPWEFVENFHSRHNLPFATNNNGYDGAEGTEILINSEEMAMHFTKVKEWLDAGLFGFHGTSWDDNQAHFNDGSAAMYIGSSGDFGGLTAMDLPFEWASTYLPHWASITEEGYQSFIGGASLFAMAGKSDEENAASAAFFQYLTSPEVQYMWHRETGYVPITEAAYELAKEDGHYERFPAAETGIKQLMLQSGENTHGYRMGFYVQIRDVENRELSRFLNGETSIEDALATIEAEGNELLGRFAQTAN; encoded by the coding sequence ATGAGAAACTTCATCCAGTTCACCGCCGCAGCGGGTTTCGCGCTGACGGCGACGGCCGCCGTGGCCGAGACCGAAATCACCTGGTGGCACGGCATGGGCGGCCATCTGGGCGACGTGGTGAACCAGATCGCTGCGGGCTTCAACGAATCGCAGGACGACTACACAATCACCCCGGTCTTCAAGGGGTCCTACGAGGAAACCCTGACCGCCGCCATCGCCGCCTTCCGCGCCGGTGAGCAGCCCAACATCGTGCAGGTCTTCGACGCCGGTGCCGCCACCGTGATCGGCGCCAAGGGCGCGACGATCCCGGTTCAGGACCTGCTGACCCAGAACGGCGTCGACTTCGACATCGAAGATTACATCGCCGGCGTGCGCTACTTCTACGCCGATAGCGATGGCAAGATGATCGGTATGCCGTTCAACTCGTCCTCGCCGGTTCTGTACTACAACATCGACGCGCTGGCCGCCGCCGGTGTCGAGGCCCCCGCGACCTACGAGGAATTCGAGGCCGCCGCCCCCGCGATCAAGGATGCCGGTTACGTGCCGCTGGTGCAGACGCACCTGCCGTGGGAATTCGTCGAGAACTTCCACTCGCGCCACAACCTGCCGTTTGCCACCAACAACAACGGCTACGACGGCGCCGAGGGCACCGAGATCCTGATCAACTCGGAAGAGATGGCCATGCACTTCACCAAGGTGAAGGAATGGCTGGACGCGGGCCTCTTCGGCTTCCACGGCACCTCGTGGGACGACAATCAGGCGCATTTCAACGACGGTTCGGCGGCCATGTATATCGGCTCGTCGGGTGACTTCGGCGGCCTGACCGCGATGGACCTGCCCTTCGAGTGGGCCTCGACCTATCTGCCCCACTGGGCCTCGATCACCGAAGAGGGCTACCAGAGCTTCATCGGCGGCGCCTCGCTGTTCGCCATGGCGGGCAAGTCGGACGAAGAGAATGCCGCCTCGGCCGCCTTCTTCCAGTACCTGACCTCGCCCGAGGTGCAGTACATGTGGCACCGCGAAACCGGTTATGTGCCGATCACCGAAGCCGCCTATGAACTGGCCAAGGAAGACGGCCACTACGAGCGTTTCCCCGCCGCCGAAACCGGCATCAAGCAGCTGATGCTGCAATCGGGCGAGAACACTCACGGTTACCGCATGGGCTTCTACGTGCAGATCCGCGACGTCGAGAACCGCGAGCTGTCGCGCTTCCTGAACGGCGAAACCTCGATCGAGGACGCTCTGGCCACCATCGAGGCCGAAGGCAACGAATTGCTGGGCCGCTTCGCCCAGACCGCCAACTGA
- a CDS encoding ABC transporter permease subunit, which produces MKRAGFDNRWLPMLLLVPQLSIICLFFYWPAWQALRSSFYLEDPFGLGQTFVGLKNYTRLWDSAQYMRNAWFTVWFSGVVTLFSLGIALLLAVKADTVLRGAKTYRTLLMWVYAVAPPVAGFIALIVFNQRWGPLTEFFSQFGWDIRIRLDYHDTAFAMIVASIWKQVPVNFIFFLSGLQSIPRAVREAALIDNRSGFSRFWTVTFPLLAPTGFFLLVINITYALFETFGMIDTILRNNPGDMPVTLVYQVYLDGFRGQDIGGSSAQSVVLMVLVLALTIFQFRMVERRIHYT; this is translated from the coding sequence ATGAAACGCGCCGGATTCGACAACCGCTGGCTGCCGATGCTGCTGCTGGTGCCGCAGCTTTCGATCATCTGCCTGTTCTTCTACTGGCCCGCGTGGCAGGCGCTGCGCTCGTCCTTCTACCTCGAAGACCCCTTCGGACTGGGGCAGACCTTCGTCGGGCTGAAGAACTACACGCGGCTTTGGGACAGCGCCCAGTACATGCGGAACGCCTGGTTCACGGTCTGGTTCTCCGGCGTTGTGACGCTGTTCTCGCTTGGCATCGCGCTGCTGCTGGCGGTCAAGGCCGATACCGTGCTGCGCGGGGCAAAGACCTATCGCACGCTGCTGATGTGGGTCTACGCGGTGGCGCCGCCGGTGGCGGGCTTCATCGCGCTGATCGTCTTCAACCAGCGCTGGGGCCCGCTGACAGAGTTCTTTTCGCAGTTCGGCTGGGACATCCGCATCCGGCTGGATTACCACGACACCGCCTTCGCGATGATCGTGGCAAGCATCTGGAAGCAGGTGCCGGTGAACTTCATCTTCTTCCTCTCGGGGCTTCAGTCGATCCCCCGCGCGGTGCGCGAGGCGGCGCTGATCGACAACCGCTCGGGCTTTTCGCGGTTCTGGACGGTGACTTTCCCGCTGCTGGCGCCGACCGGCTTCTTCCTGCTGGTCATCAATATCACCTACGCGCTGTTCGAGACCTTCGGTATGATCGACACGATCCTGCGCAACAACCCGGGCGATATGCCGGTGACGCTGGTCTATCAGGTCTACCTCGACGGCTTCCGGGGGCAGGACATCGGCGGATCCTCGGCGCAGTCGGTGGTGCTGATGGTCCTCGTGCTGGCGCTGACGATCTTCCAGTTCCGGATGGTCGAACGCCGCATCCATTATACCTGA
- a CDS encoding ABC transporter permease subunit has product MADITQAAPVTRPKIHRAPFRWGAVVNHAVLIAGALFMIAPLLMLVQMSTIPDAEILRSGPSLEIGDRFGANVDKALFGSMSYSGETTGLNMFRNSMILGLGFAVGKIVIAMMAAYAIVYFRLRFATLAFWLIFTTLLLPLEVRIVPSYEITQKLGLLNTWTGLIVPLIASATATFFFRQFFMSVPEELVEAAKIDGAGPVKFFVDILVPLSRTMIAAMFIIMFVYGWNQYLWPTMVSTEEGKFTLVQGIKQITQSLEGGHIPEFGRSNILAVLAVIPPVAVVVFFQRWFVKGLTDSDK; this is encoded by the coding sequence ATGGCAGATATCACCCAAGCCGCGCCCGTGACCCGTCCCAAGATCCACCGCGCGCCCTTTCGTTGGGGCGCGGTGGTCAACCACGCGGTGCTGATCGCGGGGGCGCTCTTCATGATCGCACCGCTGCTGATGCTGGTGCAGATGAGCACCATCCCCGACGCGGAGATCCTGCGCTCGGGCCCCTCGCTGGAGATCGGCGACCGCTTTGGCGCCAACGTGGACAAGGCGCTCTTCGGCTCGATGAGCTATTCCGGCGAGACCACCGGCCTGAACATGTTCCGCAACTCGATGATCCTTGGCCTTGGCTTCGCGGTGGGCAAGATCGTCATCGCCATGATGGCGGCCTATGCCATCGTCTACTTCCGCCTGCGTTTCGCCACGCTGGCCTTCTGGCTGATCTTCACCACGCTTCTGCTGCCGCTCGAGGTCCGCATCGTGCCCAGCTACGAGATCACCCAGAAGCTGGGGCTGCTGAACACATGGACCGGGCTGATCGTGCCGCTGATCGCCTCGGCCACGGCGACCTTCTTCTTCCGGCAATTCTTCATGTCGGTCCCCGAAGAGCTGGTCGAGGCCGCGAAGATCGACGGCGCCGGGCCGGTGAAGTTCTTCGTCGACATCCTCGTGCCGCTGTCGCGCACGATGATCGCGGCCATGTTCATCATCATGTTCGTCTACGGCTGGAACCAGTATCTCTGGCCCACCATGGTCTCGACCGAAGAGGGCAAGTTCACCCTTGTGCAGGGGATCAAGCAGATCACCCAAAGCCTTGAGGGTGGACATATTCCCGAATTCGGGCGGTCCAACATCCTTGCGGTGCTGGCGGTGATCCCGCCGGTCGCGGTGGTGGTCTTCTTCCAGCGCTGGTTCGTGAAGGGCCTGACGGATTCCGACAAGTGA
- a CDS encoding ABC transporter ATP-binding protein has translation MATVTLDQLRKVYPNGFEAVKPCSFRIEDGEFLVLVGPSGCGKSTLLRMVAGLEEITEGELSIGERVVNTVDPADRDIAMVFQNYALYPHMTVRKNIGYGLKNRRTPAAEIAAKVEEAARMLNLTDYLDRKPAQLSGGQRQRVAMGRAIVRDPALFLFDEPLSNLDAKLRNQMRIEIKALQRRLGVTAIYVTHDQVEAMTMADRIVVLNCGRIEQIGTPSEIYHQPASTFVASFMGAPPMNLIEASFAEGAVRLADGTAVLTAPSGRSGPITLGIRPEDVRIGDGETTFDVALVEELGAHRLLHGQVAGQPFTAHVLKDSPITRGQHRVALPREALALFDHQTGERL, from the coding sequence ATGGCGACGGTAACGCTGGATCAGCTGCGCAAGGTCTACCCCAACGGATTCGAGGCGGTGAAGCCTTGTTCCTTCCGCATCGAGGACGGAGAGTTCCTTGTGCTGGTCGGGCCTTCGGGCTGCGGCAAGTCCACGCTTCTGCGCATGGTGGCGGGGCTGGAAGAGATCACCGAGGGCGAATTGTCCATCGGCGAGCGCGTCGTGAACACCGTCGACCCGGCGGACCGCGACATCGCCATGGTGTTCCAGAACTACGCTTTGTATCCCCATATGACGGTGCGCAAGAACATCGGCTACGGGCTGAAGAACCGCCGCACGCCCGCTGCCGAGATCGCCGCGAAGGTCGAAGAGGCGGCGCGGATGCTGAACCTGACCGACTATCTCGACCGCAAGCCCGCGCAGCTGTCGGGCGGCCAGCGCCAGCGGGTTGCCATGGGCCGGGCCATCGTGCGCGACCCTGCACTGTTCCTTTTCGACGAGCCGCTCTCGAACCTCGATGCCAAGCTGCGCAACCAGATGCGGATCGAGATCAAGGCCCTGCAGCGGCGCCTTGGCGTGACGGCGATCTACGTCACCCACGATCAGGTCGAGGCGATGACCATGGCCGACCGCATCGTGGTGCTGAACTGCGGGCGGATCGAGCAGATCGGCACGCCCTCCGAGATCTACCACCAGCCGGCCTCGACCTTCGTGGCCTCCTTCATGGGGGCGCCGCCGATGAACCTGATCGAGGCCAGCTTTGCCGAGGGTGCGGTCCGGCTGGCGGATGGCACGGCGGTGCTGACTGCGCCCAGCGGGCGCAGCGGGCCGATCACGCTGGGCATACGTCCCGAGGACGTGCGCATCGGCGATGGCGAGACAACCTTCGACGTGGCGCTGGTCGAGGAACTGGGCGCGCACCGGCTGCTGCATGGGCAGGTGGCGGGCCAGCCCTTTACCGCGCATGTGCTGAAGGATTCCCCGATCACGCGCGGCCAGCATCGCGTGGCCCTGCCTCGCGAGGCGCTGGCGCTCTTCGACCATCAGACGGGGGAACGGCTGTGA
- a CDS encoding endonuclease/exonuclease/phosphatase family protein, giving the protein MTARLDSLPPVTGAQRAALLAGPRTAEVHRALMAEVPAMAAVETGGTASAETLPAVLSVVAWNLERCLFPEDSAAHLDRFAPDVLLLSEMDHGMARTGQRHTTAEMARALGMTYAYGVEFFEMGLGGPTERPLCTDDFNRLGWHGNAILSRVPLSAVTLIRLDDHGHWYSAAAGADPEQPRLGGRMALAAVVETAAGPLCVVSTHLESNADAAHRSRQMAVLLDGAEAFAPGLPVLIGGDLNTGNHLPPDFDWRRETLFAEAEARGYTWDFTAEGMTTRPSLITPHPDRVMKLDWFAGRGLSPLDSAVVSSLDAAGRPLSDHDAVWCRARMG; this is encoded by the coding sequence GTGACCGCGCGTCTGGACAGCCTGCCGCCGGTGACCGGGGCGCAGCGCGCCGCCTTGCTTGCGGGGCCGCGCACCGCCGAGGTCCACCGCGCGCTGATGGCAGAGGTCCCCGCGATGGCCGCCGTCGAGACCGGCGGCACGGCCTCCGCCGAAACCCTGCCCGCGGTGCTGTCGGTGGTGGCGTGGAACCTCGAACGCTGCCTCTTCCCAGAGGACAGCGCGGCGCATCTGGACCGCTTCGCGCCGGACGTGCTGCTGTTGTCCGAGATGGATCACGGCATGGCCCGCACCGGCCAACGGCACACCACGGCAGAGATGGCCCGCGCCCTTGGCATGACCTATGCCTATGGGGTCGAGTTCTTCGAGATGGGGCTTGGCGGCCCGACCGAGCGGCCCCTCTGCACAGATGACTTCAACAGGCTGGGCTGGCACGGCAATGCAATCCTGTCGCGGGTGCCGCTCAGCGCCGTGACGCTGATCCGGCTGGACGATCACGGTCACTGGTACAGCGCGGCGGCGGGCGCCGACCCCGAGCAGCCGCGCCTTGGCGGGCGCATGGCGCTGGCCGCGGTGGTCGAGACGGCGGCGGGGCCGCTCTGCGTTGTCTCCACCCATCTCGAAAGCAACGCCGATGCCGCGCACCGATCGCGGCAGATGGCGGTTCTGCTGGACGGGGCAGAGGCGTTCGCCCCCGGCCTGCCGGTGCTGATCGGCGGCGACCTGAACACCGGCAACCACCTGCCGCCCGATTTCGACTGGCGCCGCGAGACGCTGTTCGCCGAGGCCGAGGCCCGTGGCTATACGTGGGATTTCACCGCCGAGGGCATGACCACGCGCCCCAGCCTGATCACGCCGCACCCGGACAGAGTGATGAAGCTCGACTGGTTCGCCGGGCGCGGGCTGTCGCCACTGGACAGCGCGGTGGTCTCCTCGCTGGATGCGGCGGGCCGGCCGCTGTCGGATCACGACGCGGTCTGGTGCCGCGCGCGGATGGGGTAG